A stretch of DNA from Pseudoliparis swirei isolate HS2019 ecotype Mariana Trench chromosome 5, NWPU_hadal_v1, whole genome shotgun sequence:
CTTTTCCGCCACCAGTGGAGCTCCATGGACGGCCTCGGTGCTCTCATCATATCCCCCACCAGAGAGCTCGCCTACCAGACATTCGAAGTGCTCCGCAAGGTGGGCAAGAACCACGAGTTCTCCGCGGGGCTCATCATCGGCGGGAAGGACCTCACGATTGAGTCGGAGAGGATCCATCGCACCAACATCGTCATCTGCACGCCGGGGCGGCTGCTCCAGCACATGGACGAGACGGCGACCTTCCACGCCTCTGACCTCCACATGCTGGTCCTGGACGAGGCGGACCGCATCCTGGACATGGGTTTCGCAGACACGATCAACGCCATTGTGGAGAACCTGCCCAAGACCCGGCAGACGCTGCTGTTCTCCGCCACGCAGACCAAGTCGGTCAAAGACCTAGCCCGGCTCAGCCTCAAAGATCCAGAGTATGTGTGGGTGCACGAGAAGGCCAGGTTCAGTACGCCCGCCACCCTGGAGCAGAACTACGTGGTGTGTGAGCTCCACCAGAAGGTCAACATGCTTTACTCCTTCATCAAGAGCCACCTGAGGAAGAAGATAATCGTCTTCTTCGCCTGCTGCAAGGAGGTCCAGTACCTGTTCCGCGTCTTCTGCCGCCTCAGACCCGGCATGCCGATCCTGGCGCTGCACGGCAAGCAGCAGCAGATGAAGAGGGTGGAAGTCTACAACGACTTCGTCAGGAAGCAGAACGCTGTGCTCTTCGCTACTGACATAGCCGCCAGGGGCCTGGACTTCCCCACGGTCAACTGGGTGCTGCAATTTGACTGCCCGGAGGACGCGGACACCTACATCCACCGGGTGGGCCGGACCGCGCGGTACAAGGAGGGCGGggaggcgctgctgctgctgctcccgtCGGAAGAGAAGGGCATGGTCGGCCAGCTGCAAGAGAAGAAGGTGCCCATAAATAAGATCCAGGTAAGGCCTTGAGTGTtggagagcgcacacacacacactcacacacgcacgtatGATGTATGGCGACACATAGCTGACGCTATATCTATTAAGCCTTCATGGCACTGCTAGTGGGCCAAAACTCTTTAAAATGTCTAATTGCCATATCAGCATATGGATTTGACGACATCTGTATTGCCTCATTTTGTTCTCTGCTTTGGTTCCAGGTGAACCCAGACAAGCTGCAGAATATCCAGCAGAAGCTGGAGGCCTTCCTCGCCCAGGAGATGGAGCAGAAGGAAAGGGCTCAGAGGTGCTTTGTCTCCTACCTGCGTTCCATCTACCTGATGAAGAACAAGGACGTGTTTGATGTCTTCACGCTCAAGATCCAGGAATACGCCGGCTCCCTGGGCCTCGCCGTGGCCCCGAGGGTGCGCTTCTTGAGCAAAGCTCAGACACAGAAAGCCgagaaagagaagcagagagaggaagagcagtCCGAAGGGGAGGACGAGCTGAGGAGATTCAAGGCTCAGCTGAAAGGAGGCGTCCCTCAGGAGGAAAGTCGGAGCTCAGATTTAGAAGATTCAGGCGCCGGCGAGGAGAGTGGTAACGAAGGAGAGACACTCCGTCTGGGTACAGATGATGACGAGAGTGACAACGATCTAAGAGACCTGCTGACTGTCAAAAGAAAAGACGTCTTCAACCTGACGGGGGGCgcggaggagccagaggaggtTTTCAAAAAGAAAACGGAAAGAGAGACAAAGTTCAAAGAAGCCAAAAAGACCCTCAAGAGAAACTTCCAAGTCAACACCAAAGTGGCGTTCAGCGAGGAAGGGAAGGCCGTGCAGCTGTGGCCCCCGGCCCAACAGGGAGCGGCGGAAGAAGAAGGGGATGATGAGGAGATTTCGGGTATCAATATGCAGAAGGCCAGGGAGAGGCTGAGGCGCGAGGACCAGGCCTTCGACAAGCAGGAGTACAGCCGCAAGGTGAAAGCCAAGCACAGGGAGCAGAAGCTGAAGGCCAAGGCAGCCAGGAGGGAGGCCGGCAAGCAAGGCCAACAATCtgacgacgacgaggaggatGATGTGATGGCGTACCTGGCCAACAACAGCGAAGACGAGTTTGACCCCAGCACCCTGCCGGACCCAGACAAACTGCCCACCGCAGAGGAAGGTCAGGTGACGGCAGCCAAACGGCAGCACAGCAGCGATGAGGAGGAGCTCGCAgcggggaagaggaagaaagtgagCCGACAGAACGATGTGCACAAAGCCCTGGACACCGGTCTCTCTCTGGCGGAGGACGAGCAGCTAGTCCTGCATCTGCTAGGAGGTCAGAGGtagaggaggcagagggggaTTCAAAAAACGGGAAGAAACGACAAAGCCAATTAGTTTGAATTGGTCTCGTTTGAAGAGTGACGACGATGTACTTTAGCGTTTAGAAGTGGTATCGTAAAGCGTCCACGGCTGACCTTTAGTCTGTAGAACAACTCCTACAATCCAACCAATACTAtcttttcattaatatctttaaAGGTGCAATATATGGGATTCAGATCATTGATATATAACAGCgatatagtggagtaatatCTGCCTGGGCAGCAAATAGAGGGAGAAGTGTTGGTAAGAGTGGGCGTGTCCCACTGGTGACGCACCGCTTCATGACTCAGCTAAACACCATTGAAGCAAATGCATCCAGTCTCATATCTTTAGCACCGTTAAGTATTATTGAGTATTAATGTTGAGTCGCTCAGGGTTGATCAGCTTCGATTGACAACAAACAAACGCCATTCTGATTTAATTTCTATTGAATGTCTAAATTCGACAACGTTGGTACTGCAGCGGTTCCGTTATATATCAAAGGAAGGTGTAAACCTGAAGTAACACTTGACAAAGCTCCTGTTCTGTCCTGATAGGTTGATTAGTCGGTGGACGTGTGACTCGTCTTGTAATCAATGACATGAATTGTTATTGGCAACATTTTGTAATCTACTTATATAATAAATTTGTATTGCTCATTTAAGTGTTCAGTTTAAAGGTTTGAACGTGATTGCAGTCATGTTTTGGTAGGATCAGAAGTTAACGGTGTGATAAATTACCGCTCAGACAAGGTTCAAACCCCGCCCCCTTCACACCCCCACTCACCTGACCAATCAGTGCTTAGAGCGGTTTATCACCAGGGGAGTGATGGAAagattaaaatgaaaataagcaGTACAAATATGGTTGGAACTAAATATAGTAAGATTCcatgaataataaaaatgaacatTGCAGTTATATCACGACTGAAAGACGGCATGGATTTCCATCAATGTTCCTGGAGATGGAGCTATGTTGCAAATGCTTCACCATGAATCCATGTTTTCCCCATTCTACTCTGGTTGATATTCTCATTGATTGAAATGCCATTCCACCAGGCGGAGCTCAGCTGGGCTGGTGACTGGGATCGGGATGAACCTGCAGTGTGACGGTTAAACATGATTATGATTACCAGATCAAATGTAAACACGGCCC
This window harbors:
- the ddx10 gene encoding probable ATP-dependent RNA helicase DDX10; the encoded protein is MENKGESSTGKKPKPVNLKDSIDPVKNFEKWKKKYNKTKAQVKRDRVQQKKPEWQVEREYIDGLVSRYGDINAKEAIRFSDFPISKKTLQGLQGVQCRQPTEIQRQTIGFALLGKDVLGAAKTGSGKTLAFLIPVLECLFRHQWSSMDGLGALIISPTRELAYQTFEVLRKVGKNHEFSAGLIIGGKDLTIESERIHRTNIVICTPGRLLQHMDETATFHASDLHMLVLDEADRILDMGFADTINAIVENLPKTRQTLLFSATQTKSVKDLARLSLKDPEYVWVHEKARFSTPATLEQNYVVCELHQKVNMLYSFIKSHLRKKIIVFFACCKEVQYLFRVFCRLRPGMPILALHGKQQQMKRVEVYNDFVRKQNAVLFATDIAARGLDFPTVNWVLQFDCPEDADTYIHRVGRTARYKEGGEALLLLLPSEEKGMVGQLQEKKVPINKIQVNPDKLQNIQQKLEAFLAQEMEQKERAQRCFVSYLRSIYLMKNKDVFDVFTLKIQEYAGSLGLAVAPRVRFLSKAQTQKAEKEKQREEEQSEGEDELRRFKAQLKGGVPQEESRSSDLEDSGAGEESGNEGETLRLGTDDDESDNDLRDLLTVKRKDVFNLTGGAEEPEEVFKKKTERETKFKEAKKTLKRNFQVNTKVAFSEEGKAVQLWPPAQQGAAEEEGDDEEISGINMQKARERLRREDQAFDKQEYSRKVKAKHREQKLKAKAARREAGKQGQQSDDDEEDDVMAYLANNSEDEFDPSTLPDPDKLPTAEEGQVTAAKRQHSSDEEELAAGKRKKVSRQNDVHKALDTGLSLAEDEQLVLHLLGGQR